In one window of Macadamia integrifolia cultivar HAES 741 chromosome 2, SCU_Mint_v3, whole genome shotgun sequence DNA:
- the LOC122059360 gene encoding pentatricopeptide repeat-containing protein At1g05750, chloroplastic produces the protein MNLPGYSPNATQLSQPPKPLSPLTHPTPTQTQFPNPNGKPSIHRKDLLLRHNDQSLIDPTVSWTSSIARRCRNGQLAEAAMEFTRMRINSVEPNHVTFVTLLSACADFPSEALCFGSSIHGYVRKLGLDRNNVVLGTALADMYSKGARVYLARQMFDEMFVRNKVSWNTMIDGYMRNGMVEDAIKLFNQMPQKDKISWTALIGGFVRKGLFEEALEQFREMQLAGIEPDYVTILCVLSACANLGALGVGLWVHRYVLQKDFGENIRLSNSLIDMYSRCGYIEFARQEFEKMPMRSLVSWNSIISGLAVNGHSEDVLQHFEMMQKEGFKPDGVSFTGALTACSHAGLVDEGLRFYNSMKRIHRIVPRIEHYGCIVDLLSRAGRLEDALHIIESMPMKPNEVVLGSLLAACRTHGDVNLAERLTDYLVELEPGCDSNYVLLSNIYAAVGRWDGVSKVRNTMKALGIKKKAGFSAIEIECGIHEFVAGDKSHIHSDSIYAMLNQLFIELRLCGYVPETSVGGLSEYD, from the coding sequence ATGAACCTTCCTGGCTATTCTCCCAACGCTACCCAACTGTCTCAACCTCCAAAGCCACTCTCTCCTCTCACCCACCCAACTCCAACGCAAACCCAATTCCCTAATCCTAATGGCAAACCATCAATCCATAGAAAGGATCTCCTCCTCAGGCACAATGATCAATCTCTTATTGATCCCACCGTGTCATGGACTTCCTCCATTGCTCGCCGATGCCGAAACGGGCAGCTTGCTGAAGCTGCCATGGAGTTCACTCGTATGAGAATCAATAGTGTTGAGCCTAATCATGTCACATTCGTGACCCTTCTCTCTGCTTGTGCTGATTTCCCCTCCGAAGCCCTCTGTTTCGGTTCTTCCATCCATGGATATGTAAGAAAACTGGGATTGGATAGGAACAATGTTGTATTGGGCACTGCTCTTGCTGATATGTACTCAAAAGGTGCTCGTGTGTATCTTGCTCGCCAGATGTTTGATGAAATGTTTGTGAGGAATAAGGTGTCATGGAACACGATGATTGATGGGTACATGAGGAATGGGATGGTTGAAGATGCAATCAAGTTATTCAATCAGATGCCACAGAAGGATAAGATTTCATGGACTGCATTGATTGGTGGGTTTGTCAGGAAAGGTCTATTTGAGGAAGCGTTGGAACAATTTCGAGAAATGCAGCTTGCTGGAATAGAGCCTGACTATGTGACTATCCTGTGTGTCCTCTCTGCTTGTGCGAACTTGGGAGCACTTGGTGTTGGCCTATGGGTGCACCGCTATGTTCTACAAAAGGACTTTGGTGAGAATATCCGGTTAAGTAACTCGTTAATCGATATGTACTCTCGATGTGGTTATATTGAATTTGCACgtcaagaatttgagaagaTGCCCATGCGGAGCTTGGTCTCTTGGAACTCGATCATCTCAGGCTTGGCTGTTAATGGTCACTCTGAAGATGTTCTTCAACACTTTGAAATGATGCAGAAAGAGGGGTTCAAGCCAGATGGAGTGAGTTTCACTGGGGCACTTACTGCCTGTAGCCATGCTGGCTTAGTTGATGAGGGACTCCGGTTTTACAATTCCATGAAGAGAATTCACAGAATTGTCCCCAGGATTGAGCACTATGGTTGCATAGTAGATCTTCTTAGTAGGGCTGGGCGACTGGAAGATGCATTGCATATAATAGAAAGCATGCCCATGAAGCCAAATGAAGTTGTCTTGGGATCATTGCTGGCAGCATGTAGGACTCATGGGGATGTCAATTTGGCTGAGAGGTTGACTGATTATCTTGTTGAATTGGAGCCTGGTTGTGATTCCAATTATGTTCTACTTTCAAACATATATGCTGCTGTTGGAAGGTGGGATGGTGTAAGCAAGGTTAGGAATACCATGAAAGCTCttggaataaagaagaaagcTGGATTCAGTGCCATTGAGATTGAATGTGGCATCCATGAGTTTGTGGCTGGTGATAAATCCCATATACACTCCGACTCAATTTATGCAATGCTCAATCAGTTGTTTATTGAACTGAGACTATGTGGGTATGTACCTGAAACCAGTGTTGGTGGGTTATCTGAATATGACTAA
- the LOC122072086 gene encoding uncharacterized protein LOC122072086, with product MASNTDLSKLVIWMVFLLHSLGNGLAGGRNITTEQSLQVKAYRKFLNRPAIKSIKTTNRDIFDCVDIYKQPALDHPQLKNHTIQMRPSTYLMETKNKTSTFEVPNIGLKNGGCPFGTVPIPRTQIKDIPMAGSHPRFGQKDDERNFPHHWAAMGMKERQSLYGTAAFLNVWKPKVQHDIQFTLSQIWVTAGPYPDENYIEAGWHVYPKLNGDYEPRIFILWTVDGYRSHCYNFQCQGFVQVSRKISPGIRIAPVTTYGGTQYGISLSIVKDMRSGNWLLLWGEDQSELIGYWPKQLFNHLADKAEDIQWGGETYGPLPFPEMGSGHFPEEGAGKACFINNIRVYNNPGTKRDLDPSETHTKTTAPDCYRSIVGRSEEGTYIYFGGPGGNCARQA from the exons ATGGCTTCAAATACTGATTTGAGTAAATTAGTTATTTGGATGGTGTTCCTTCTTCATTCTCTAGGCAATGGCTTAGCAGGAGGAAGAAACATAACAACAGAGCAATCTTTGCAAGTGAAAGCCTATAGAAAGTTTCTTAACAGGCCAGCTATTAAGAGCATTAAG ACTACAAATAGAGATATTTTCGATTGTGTTGATATCTACAAACAACCTGCGTTAGATCATCCTCAACTGAAGAATCATACAATCCAG ATGAGACCAAGTACTTATTTGATGGAGACAAAGAATAAGACTTCTACGTTTGAAGTTCCAAATATAGGGCTAAAGAATGGAGGTTGTCCATTTGGAACAGTTCCTATACCAAGGACTCAAATAAAAGACATACCAATGGCGGGCTCTCACCCAAGATTTGGGCAAAAGGACGACGAACGGAACTTTCCACATCAT TGGGCAGCGATGGGCATGAAAGAAAGGCAATCTCTCTATGGAACTGCAGCGttcttgaatgtgtggaaaccAAAAGTCCAACATGACATCCAATTCAccctttctcaaatttgggTTACTGCAGGACCATATCCTGATGAAAACTATATAGAAGCTGGATGGCAT GTGTACCCAAAACTTAATGGTGATTATGAGCCCCGAATATTTATACTATGGACA gtaGATGGTTATAGATCCCATTGCTACAATTTTCAGTGCCAAGGTTTTGTACAAGTGAGCCGGAAAATAAGTCCTGGTATACGGATTGCACCTGTAACTACTTATGGAGGAACCCAGTATGGGATATCTCTCTCTATAGTCAAA GACATGAGATCAGGTAATTGGTTGCTACTGTGGGGAGAAGATCAGTCTGAGTTGATTGGTTATTGGCCCAAGCAACTCTTCAATCACTTAGCAGACAAAGCCGAAGATATTCAGTGGGGAGGTGAGACTTATGGTCCACTCCCATTTCCTGAAATGGGTAGTGGCCATTTCCCAGAAGAAGGCGCTGGAAAAGCATGTTTTATCAACAACATTCGTGTTTACAATAACCCTGGGACCAAGAGAGATTTGGATCCAAGTGAAACTCATACTAAAACTACAGCTCCTGATTGCTATAGATCAATTGTTGGTCGATCTGAAGAAGGAacctatatatattttggggGTCCTGGTGGGAATTGTGCACGTCAAGCCTAG